One genomic window of Laspinema palackyanum D2c includes the following:
- the ilvA gene encoding threonine ammonia-lyase, biosynthetic, producing MYCDYLVQILTARVYDVAQETPLEYAPNLSARLDNQLLLKREDMQSVFSFKLRGAYNKMAQLPPDLLAKGVIAASAGNHAQGVALGASRLGTQAIIVMPVTTPQVKVDAVKSRGGVVVLHGDTYDDAYAYARELEAEKGLTFIHPFDDPHVIAGQGTIGMEILRQHQKPIHAIFVAIGGGGLISGIAAYVKRLRPEIKIIGVEPIDADAMSQSLNAGHRVRLSQVGLFADGVAVREVGEETFRLCQQYVDDIILVGTDDTCAAIKDVFEDTRSIVEPAGALAIAGAKAYVEREGIQGETLIAVACGANMNFDRLRFVAERAEFGERREAIFAVTIPEEPGSLRKFGDCIGRRNLTEFNYRIADQKEAHIFVGMQIANRADAANMVETFEANGFKTLDLTDDELTKLHLRHMVGGHSPLAHNELLYRFEFPERPGALMKFVGHMSRNWNISLFHYRNNGSDYGRIVVGMQVPPEEMQEWQAFLDNVGYRYWDENKNPAYTLFLG from the coding sequence ATGTATTGCGATTACCTGGTCCAAATCCTGACCGCCCGTGTCTACGATGTTGCCCAAGAAACGCCCCTAGAGTATGCCCCAAATCTGTCCGCCCGACTGGATAATCAACTTCTCCTTAAACGGGAAGATATGCAGTCGGTGTTTTCCTTTAAATTGCGTGGCGCATACAACAAAATGGCGCAACTACCGCCGGACCTCCTGGCAAAAGGCGTGATTGCTGCTTCCGCAGGCAACCACGCTCAAGGGGTCGCCCTCGGTGCCTCCCGTCTAGGAACCCAGGCGATTATCGTGATGCCGGTGACAACCCCTCAAGTCAAGGTAGATGCCGTCAAATCCCGTGGGGGAGTGGTGGTGTTGCATGGGGATACTTATGATGATGCTTATGCTTATGCTCGGGAATTGGAGGCGGAAAAAGGATTAACTTTTATTCATCCCTTTGATGACCCTCATGTAATTGCGGGACAGGGAACCATTGGCATGGAAATTTTACGGCAACATCAAAAACCGATTCATGCCATTTTTGTGGCGATCGGGGGGGGTGGTTTGATTTCGGGAATTGCCGCCTATGTCAAGCGCTTACGTCCAGAAATTAAAATTATCGGCGTTGAACCCATAGATGCCGATGCCATGTCCCAATCTCTGAATGCGGGACATCGAGTGCGCTTATCTCAAGTGGGATTATTTGCTGATGGGGTAGCGGTTCGAGAAGTCGGGGAAGAAACATTCCGCTTGTGTCAACAATATGTCGATGATATTATCCTCGTGGGCACCGATGATACTTGCGCCGCGATTAAAGATGTATTTGAAGATACGCGATCGATTGTAGAACCTGCCGGTGCCTTGGCGATCGCCGGTGCAAAAGCCTATGTCGAACGAGAAGGCATCCAAGGCGAAACCTTAATTGCCGTTGCCTGCGGTGCTAACATGAACTTCGATCGCCTCCGCTTCGTCGCCGAACGTGCCGAATTTGGGGAACGTCGTGAAGCAATCTTTGCCGTCACCATTCCCGAAGAACCCGGGAGTCTCCGCAAATTTGGCGACTGTATTGGGAGACGAAATCTCACAGAATTTAACTATCGCATCGCCGACCAAAAAGAAGCCCATATCTTCGTCGGAATGCAAATCGCCAACCGCGCCGATGCCGCCAATATGGTAGAAACCTTTGAGGCCAATGGATTCAAAACCCTCGATCTCACTGATGATGAGCTCACTAAGTTACATCTCCGGCACATGGTCGGAGGACATTCCCCCCTCGCCCATAATGAATTACTCTACCGCTTTGAATTTCCCGAACGTCCCGGTGCTTTAATGAAATTTGTCGGCCACATGAGTCGCAACTGGAATATCAGCTTGTTCCACTATCGCAATAATGGGTCAGACTACGGGCGCATTGTCGTGGGAATGCAAGTACCCCCAGAAGAAATGCAGGAATGGCAGGCATTTCTCGATAATGTCGGATATCGCTATTGGGATGAAAATAAAAATCCCGCTTATACGCTGTTTTTGGGATAG
- a CDS encoding Tudor-knot domain-containing protein, protein MDKSIIQLVDELPADNITVKVLKALDYLMPGQWDNIVGFDQSIRAITGESDPQVIQKIRDRAVALYHDPNQGYQTAIKLYQTVDRADAALATAALANKVGEKISFLSFLNKMTPKADTTQSLDLLLKVVVELIAYCQLNGLPNPNPQQFAAALGNTYQDAALMRMMALVCIDGVLPLGPNFLGKIHEVMTGTEGNLITGNPVFVAVNNFIPGNSTSDKVGFINQGFEAVEGWMNNLVAKTGVTPQSIVQGLGQFIQIADDNLDFVAAFLDQTTNYYEHTGIQTVARKLILDAQSSANLGELPAASGKISSGYAVGQTVEVWDGEDEDWYEATILKIKADEYFVHYVGYGSSDDDWVEEEDVRDRNYSPSDDYDYAIGQKVKVWDENEEEWYTAIIQQVKRKKCFVHYLDYDSSYDEWVDNDELS, encoded by the coding sequence GTGGATAAGTCCATTATTCAGTTAGTTGACGAGCTACCCGCTGATAACATTACGGTGAAAGTGTTAAAGGCACTGGACTATTTGATGCCCGGTCAGTGGGATAATATAGTTGGTTTTGACCAGAGTATCCGAGCCATTACCGGAGAAAGTGACCCACAGGTTATACAGAAGATTCGCGATCGGGCGGTTGCTTTGTATCACGACCCGAACCAAGGCTATCAAACCGCTATCAAACTCTATCAGACGGTTGACCGCGCGGATGCAGCGTTAGCCACGGCAGCTTTAGCGAACAAGGTGGGAGAAAAAATCAGTTTTCTGTCATTTTTAAATAAAATGACGCCGAAAGCTGATACGACACAAAGCCTTGATTTATTGCTGAAAGTTGTCGTAGAACTGATTGCCTACTGCCAACTGAATGGGTTGCCGAATCCTAATCCTCAACAATTTGCCGCTGCCTTGGGGAATACCTATCAAGATGCGGCGTTGATGCGGATGATGGCATTAGTTTGTATTGATGGCGTCTTGCCTCTTGGCCCTAATTTCCTGGGTAAAATTCACGAAGTGATGACCGGAACGGAGGGGAATCTCATCACTGGAAATCCGGTATTTGTAGCGGTGAATAATTTTATTCCCGGAAATAGTACCTCGGATAAAGTGGGATTTATTAATCAGGGTTTTGAGGCAGTAGAAGGGTGGATGAATAACCTGGTTGCTAAAACCGGGGTGACGCCTCAATCGATTGTGCAAGGTTTGGGTCAATTCATCCAGATTGCCGATGATAATTTAGACTTTGTGGCAGCATTTTTAGACCAAACGACCAATTACTACGAACATACCGGGATTCAAACTGTAGCCCGAAAATTGATTTTGGATGCTCAGAGTTCGGCTAATTTAGGGGAACTCCCCGCAGCATCCGGAAAAATTTCGTCTGGGTATGCGGTGGGTCAAACGGTAGAAGTTTGGGATGGAGAGGATGAGGATTGGTATGAGGCAACGATTCTCAAAATTAAGGCGGATGAATACTTCGTGCATTATGTGGGGTATGGTTCCTCTGATGATGATTGGGTAGAAGAAGAAGATGTGCGCGATCGCAATTATTCGCCATCGGACGACTATGATTATGCGATCGGTCAAAAGGTGAAAGTGTGGGATGAAAATGAGGAGGAATGGTACACCGCCATCATCCAGCAAGTTAAACGGAAAAAATGTTTTGTGCATTATCTCGATTATGATTCCTCTTATGATGAATGGGTGGATAATGATGAACTCAGTTAG